From Nocardia sp. XZ_19_385, the proteins below share one genomic window:
- a CDS encoding FAD-binding oxidoreductase, producing the protein MPMSTKAPTPAPTTDSGPVASENDSVSAAATFTLPTRTRSLTGWGRTAPTSSEVLTTSDPEVIARAVAMVAEDNDSKPAHLRRGVIARGLGRSYGDHAQNAGGLVVDMTALNNIHRIDRDTRIVDVDGGVSLDQLMKAALPFGLWVPVLPGTRQVTIGGAIASDIHGKNHHSEGSFGNHVRSIDLLTADGSVHHITPKRNAKLFWATVGGNGLTGIILRATIEMAPTETAYFLNDGVKTATLDETIAAHSDGSEANYTYSSAWFDVISPLPKLGRATITRGRLAKLDELPKRLQKKPLKFDAPHLMTVPDIFPNFTMNKLTLSAIGEAYYAMGGNYTGKVQNLTQFYHPLDMISEWNRGYGSNGFLQYQFVVPTEAIEEFKRIIIDIQASGHYSALNVFKLFGPGNQAPLSFPMPGWNICVDFPIKPGLNELVTELDRRVMEFGGRLYTAKDSRTTAETFYKMYPRIDEWIKVRRTVDPTGVFMSDMARRLELQ; encoded by the coding sequence ATGCCGATGTCCACGAAAGCTCCGACCCCCGCACCGACCACCGACAGCGGTCCCGTCGCCAGTGAGAACGACAGCGTTTCCGCTGCCGCGACCTTCACGTTGCCGACGCGGACCCGGTCGCTGACCGGTTGGGGTCGCACCGCACCGACCTCGTCCGAAGTGCTCACCACCAGCGATCCGGAAGTGATCGCCAGGGCTGTTGCCATGGTGGCGGAGGACAACGACAGCAAGCCCGCACATCTGCGGCGCGGTGTCATCGCGCGCGGCCTCGGCCGCTCCTACGGTGACCACGCCCAGAACGCGGGCGGCCTCGTCGTCGATATGACCGCGCTGAACAACATCCACCGCATCGACCGCGATACCCGCATCGTCGATGTGGACGGTGGCGTCAGCCTGGACCAGCTCATGAAGGCGGCCTTGCCGTTCGGGCTGTGGGTCCCGGTCCTGCCCGGCACCCGCCAGGTGACGATCGGCGGCGCCATCGCCTCCGATATCCACGGCAAGAACCACCACAGCGAGGGCAGCTTCGGCAACCATGTGCGCTCGATCGATCTGCTCACCGCGGATGGATCTGTGCACCACATCACGCCCAAGCGCAACGCCAAGCTGTTCTGGGCGACCGTCGGCGGCAACGGGCTCACCGGCATCATCCTGCGGGCCACCATCGAGATGGCGCCGACGGAGACCGCGTACTTCCTCAACGATGGTGTGAAGACCGCCACCCTCGACGAGACCATCGCGGCGCACAGCGACGGCAGCGAAGCGAACTACACCTACTCCAGCGCGTGGTTCGACGTGATCAGCCCGCTGCCGAAGCTGGGTCGCGCCACGATCACCCGGGGCCGCCTCGCCAAGCTCGACGAGCTGCCCAAGCGGCTGCAGAAGAAGCCGCTGAAGTTCGATGCGCCGCACCTGATGACGGTGCCGGACATCTTCCCGAACTTCACCATGAACAAGCTGACGCTGTCGGCCATCGGTGAGGCGTACTACGCCATGGGCGGGAACTACACCGGCAAGGTGCAGAATCTGACGCAGTTCTACCACCCGCTCGACATGATCTCGGAGTGGAACCGCGGCTACGGCTCGAACGGCTTCCTGCAGTACCAGTTCGTGGTGCCGACCGAGGCGATCGAAGAGTTCAAGCGGATCATCATCGACATCCAGGCATCCGGGCACTACTCGGCGCTGAATGTGTTCAAGCTGTTCGGCCCGGGTAACCAGGCGCCGTTGAGCTTCCCGATGCCGGGCTGGAACATCTGCGTGGACTTCCCGATCAAGCCGGGCCTGAACGAGCTGGTCACCGAACTCGACCGCCGCGTCATGGAATTCGGCGGACGGCTCTACACCGCGAAGGACTCGCGCACCACCGCCGAGACCTTCTACAAGATGTACCCGCGGATCGACGAGTGGATCAAGGTCCGCCGAACCGTCGACCCCACAGGCGTTTTCATGTCCGATATGGCGAGAAGGCTGGAGCTGCAGTGA
- a CDS encoding decaprenylphospho-beta-D-erythro-pentofuranosid-2-ulose 2-reductase — protein sequence MINAVGNPQTILLLGGSSEIGLAICAEYLKKGPAHIILGMLPNDPLREKASEQLYAAGASKVGIIDFDALDTDSHPKVIDAAWDSGDVDVAIVAFGLLGDAEELWQNQRKAVQIAGINYTAAVSVGVLIGEKMKTQGYGRIIAMSSVAGERVRRSNFVYGSTKAGLDGFYLGLGEALRPHGPRVLVIRPGQVRTTTTLEHWKATGAKEAPFTVDKEEVAALAVSASEKGKELIWAPGPVRYLMSVIRHIPRPVFRKLPL from the coding sequence GTGATCAATGCCGTTGGTAACCCGCAGACGATTCTGCTGCTCGGCGGGTCCTCCGAGATCGGCCTGGCGATCTGCGCGGAATACCTGAAGAAGGGTCCCGCCCACATCATCCTGGGCATGCTGCCCAATGATCCACTGCGCGAAAAGGCTTCGGAGCAGCTGTACGCGGCCGGCGCCAGCAAGGTCGGCATCATCGACTTCGACGCGCTCGACACCGACAGCCACCCCAAGGTCATCGACGCGGCCTGGGACAGCGGTGACGTCGACGTCGCCATCGTCGCCTTCGGCCTGCTCGGCGACGCCGAGGAACTCTGGCAGAACCAGCGCAAGGCCGTGCAGATCGCCGGAATCAACTACACCGCGGCGGTTTCCGTCGGCGTGCTGATCGGCGAGAAGATGAAGACACAGGGCTACGGCCGCATCATCGCCATGTCCTCGGTGGCGGGCGAGCGGGTGCGCCGCTCCAACTTCGTCTACGGCTCCACCAAGGCCGGTCTGGACGGTTTCTACCTGGGTCTCGGCGAGGCGTTGCGTCCGCATGGGCCGCGCGTGCTGGTCATCCGGCCCGGCCAGGTGCGCACCACCACCACGCTGGAGCACTGGAAGGCCACCGGCGCCAAAGAGGCCCCGTTCACGGTGGACAAGGAAGAGGTTGCCGCGCTGGCGGTTTCGGCTTCCGAGAAGGGCAAGGAGCTGATCTGGGCGCCCGGCCCGGTGCGCTACCTGATGTCGGTCATCCGGCACATCCCGCGTCCGGTCTTCCGCAAGCTGCCGCTCTGA
- a CDS encoding MarR family winged helix-turn-helix transcriptional regulator, whose product MSKPSLTETARGNAASGLVGEWRELLDRHAAVSCALEKALQGEHQIGVSEFETLDRLIDANSGDYRMSDLAEDIYLSQSALSRTVARLERDGLVSRRMCVDDRRAIFVCLTEKGREVYQQALPTHREVLANTWEARKKCDS is encoded by the coding sequence ATGTCGAAGCCGTCTCTTACTGAGACAGCCCGGGGCAACGCCGCCTCCGGGCTGGTAGGCGAGTGGCGTGAGCTGCTCGATCGTCACGCGGCGGTGAGCTGTGCCCTCGAAAAAGCGCTGCAGGGCGAGCATCAGATCGGGGTCAGCGAGTTCGAGACGCTGGACCGCCTGATCGACGCGAACAGCGGCGACTACCGGATGAGCGATCTCGCCGAGGACATCTATCTGAGCCAGAGCGCACTGTCACGGACGGTGGCGCGCCTGGAACGCGACGGACTGGTGTCGCGCCGGATGTGCGTCGACGACCGGCGTGCCATCTTCGTCTGCCTCACCGAGAAGGGCCGCGAGGTCTACCAGCAGGCGCTGCCCACCCATCGCGAAGTCCTCGCGAACACGTGGGAAGCGCGCAAGAAGTGCGACAGCTGA
- a CDS encoding MerR family transcriptional regulator — MRISDLSAATGATPRMLRHYENAGVLTPQRHPNGYRSYSPEDVKTVHDIRCLLSSGLTLTEAAELIHIACTAPQHATADDRDAVLAQLDERTRRLDAGIERLLSEKASLAKLRADIANS; from the coding sequence ATGCGGATCAGCGACCTCAGCGCGGCCACCGGCGCGACCCCGCGGATGCTGCGGCACTACGAGAACGCGGGTGTGCTGACGCCGCAACGCCATCCGAACGGCTACCGCTCCTACAGTCCCGAGGACGTCAAGACGGTGCACGACATCAGGTGCCTGCTCAGTTCCGGCCTCACCCTCACCGAGGCCGCCGAGCTGATCCACATCGCCTGCACCGCACCGCAGCACGCCACCGCCGACGACCGCGACGCCGTGCTGGCTCAGCTCGACGAGCGCACCCGCCGACTGGACGCCGGCATCGAGCGGCTGCTCTCCGAAAAGGCGAGCCTGGCGAAATTGCGCGCGGACATCGCAAACAGCTGA
- a CDS encoding molybdopterin-dependent oxidoreductase, whose amino-acid sequence MVCMSEITSRNLLRTCPLCEAVCGLELQLDADDHVTSVRGDKLDPFSQGFICPKGASFGALDEDPDRVTEPLIRDRATDTWRTATWDEAFDYIAERFPPVVAEHGNQSAALYLGNPNAHTVAGALYVPVLIRALGTKNLFSASTADQMPKQVASGLMFGDPLRIPVPDLDRTDYLLMLGANPLESNGSLCTAPDFPGRLKALRRRGGKFVVVDPRATRTAKLADEHLFVRPGSDAYLLFGIVHTLFAEELTSVTVEVNGLDELRTAALKFTPEAVAARTGVPAETIVRLARELAAAPTAAVYARIGTCTAEFGTVTQWLVDAINVLTGNLDAPGGAMFPEAAAGGITRTKPFRIGRWASRVRGLPEAMGEMPVATLADEILTPGTGQVRAVVTVAGNPVLSAPSGARLDAAFAQLDFMVSVDRYVNETTRHADVILPPSRPVQSPHYDFALLQFAVRNYARYSPPLVPLGDRPSEAAVLARLGAALTGQPHTGDILAMVDELIISGTLQKAGLSDRRPELQGATSTEQRLDLMLRVGPYGEWNGGTLNLQALLDNPHGIDLGPLRPRLPGVLITASKRVELAPQPLLDEVARMRDRIGEPAPDFVLIGRRQLRSNNSWMHNVAPLVSGSNKCTLHIHPQDVEKLGLGDHAVVKSAAGTLTVPLEPTEAIMPGVVSLPHGWGHADSAQTVARAHAGVNANVLTDDSIVDVPSGNAVFNGVPVTLIAT is encoded by the coding sequence ATGGTTTGTATGAGCGAGATCACGTCCAGGAACCTGCTGCGAACCTGTCCGCTGTGTGAGGCGGTGTGCGGGCTGGAGTTGCAGCTCGACGCCGACGACCACGTGACCTCGGTGCGCGGGGACAAGCTGGATCCGTTCAGCCAGGGTTTCATCTGTCCCAAGGGCGCCAGCTTCGGCGCGCTGGACGAGGACCCGGATCGGGTGACCGAGCCGTTGATCCGGGACCGGGCCACCGACACCTGGCGCACGGCCACCTGGGACGAGGCCTTCGACTACATCGCCGAGCGCTTTCCCCCGGTCGTGGCCGAGCACGGAAACCAATCGGCGGCACTGTATCTGGGCAACCCGAACGCGCATACCGTCGCGGGAGCGCTGTACGTGCCGGTGCTGATCCGGGCGCTCGGCACCAAGAACCTGTTTTCTGCGAGCACCGCGGATCAGATGCCGAAACAGGTGGCCAGCGGGCTGATGTTCGGCGACCCGCTGCGCATCCCGGTGCCGGATCTGGACCGCACCGATTACCTGCTGATGTTAGGCGCGAATCCGCTCGAATCGAACGGATCCCTGTGCACGGCACCGGATTTCCCGGGCCGGTTGAAAGCGCTGCGGCGGCGTGGCGGGAAGTTCGTGGTGGTGGATCCGCGGGCCACCCGGACCGCGAAGCTGGCCGACGAGCACCTGTTCGTCCGGCCCGGCAGTGACGCGTATCTGCTGTTCGGAATTGTGCACACCCTGTTCGCCGAGGAGTTGACCTCGGTGACGGTCGAGGTCAACGGCCTGGACGAATTGCGCACGGCCGCCCTGAAATTCACCCCGGAAGCGGTGGCCGCCCGCACCGGCGTGCCCGCCGAGACCATCGTGCGGCTGGCCCGCGAACTCGCGGCAGCACCCACCGCCGCCGTCTACGCGCGCATCGGCACCTGCACCGCCGAATTCGGCACTGTCACACAGTGGCTGGTGGATGCGATCAATGTGCTCACCGGCAATCTGGACGCTCCCGGCGGAGCGATGTTCCCCGAGGCCGCGGCGGGCGGGATCACCCGCACGAAACCGTTCCGGATCGGACGCTGGGCCAGCCGGGTGCGCGGGCTGCCGGAGGCGATGGGCGAAATGCCCGTCGCCACCCTCGCCGACGAAATCCTCACGCCCGGAACAGGTCAGGTGCGTGCGGTGGTCACCGTCGCGGGCAACCCGGTGCTGTCCGCCCCGAGCGGCGCGCGGCTCGACGCCGCCTTCGCGCAACTGGACTTCATGGTGAGCGTGGACCGGTACGTCAACGAGACCACGCGGCACGCCGATGTCATCCTGCCGCCGTCGCGCCCGGTGCAGTCACCGCACTACGACTTCGCATTGCTGCAGTTCGCGGTGCGTAACTACGCCCGATACTCGCCGCCGCTGGTACCGCTGGGCGACCGGCCGTCGGAGGCCGCGGTACTCGCACGCCTTGGAGCGGCGCTGACCGGACAGCCGCACACCGGCGATATCCTCGCCATGGTCGACGAGCTGATCATTTCGGGCACGCTGCAGAAGGCCGGGCTCTCGGACCGGCGCCCGGAATTGCAGGGCGCCACCAGTACCGAGCAGCGCCTCGACCTCATGCTGCGGGTCGGGCCGTACGGCGAATGGAACGGCGGGACGCTGAATCTGCAAGCCCTACTGGACAATCCGCACGGCATCGACCTCGGTCCGCTGCGGCCGCGACTGCCCGGCGTGCTGATCACCGCGTCCAAGCGGGTCGAGCTGGCGCCGCAGCCGCTGCTCGACGAGGTGGCGCGGATGCGGGACCGGATCGGTGAACCCGCACCGGATTTCGTGCTGATCGGGCGACGGCAGCTGCGGTCCAACAACAGCTGGATGCACAATGTCGCACCCCTGGTGAGCGGCTCCAACAAGTGCACCTTGCACATTCATCCCCAGGATGTGGAAAAGCTCGGACTGGGCGATCACGCGGTGGTGAAGTCGGCGGCGGGCACCTTGACGGTGCCGCTGGAGCCGACCGAGGCGATCATGCCCGGCGTGGTGAGCCTGCCGCACGGCTGGGGACACGCGGACAGCGCGCAGACCGTCGCGCGGGCGCACGCCGGCGTGAACGCCAATGTGCTGACCGATGATTCGATCGTGGACGTGCCCTCGGGGAACGCGGTCTTCAACGGTGTTCCGGTGACCTTGATCGCCACCTAA
- a CDS encoding DUF4282 domain-containing protein, which translates to MTDDTEEVPVDPAEYETESRWITWKDRFAKPREVAEEPAAEPFESPRAFREWSIEAARGLLDVQFHRPATRTLLPLAYMLGLAGAVAVPVVLIVLMWQVSAVLGALTVLIGIPLGLTIAAVVRLLLEFLVNASRLATRVEHISELADDLFQALSDVAEPVNQLSEDVRAVQFWRFRRKGPKK; encoded by the coding sequence ATGACCGATGACACCGAGGAAGTCCCTGTGGACCCCGCGGAGTACGAGACCGAATCCCGTTGGATCACTTGGAAAGACCGCTTCGCCAAGCCGCGTGAGGTCGCGGAAGAACCGGCGGCCGAACCGTTCGAAAGTCCGCGGGCGTTCCGGGAGTGGAGCATCGAAGCGGCGCGCGGGCTGCTCGACGTGCAGTTCCACCGCCCCGCTACCCGCACCCTCCTTCCACTGGCTTACATGTTGGGCCTGGCCGGCGCGGTGGCCGTCCCGGTCGTGCTGATCGTGCTGATGTGGCAGGTCTCCGCGGTGCTGGGGGCGCTGACCGTGCTGATCGGCATCCCGCTGGGACTCACCATCGCGGCAGTCGTGCGACTGCTGCTGGAATTTCTGGTCAACGCTTCCCGGCTGGCGACCCGCGTGGAGCACATCAGCGAACTGGCCGACGATCTGTTCCAAGCGCTCTCCGATGTGGCCGAACCGGTGAATCAGCTGTCCGAGGACGTGCGGGCGGTGCAGTTCTGGCGGTTTCGGAGAAAAGGTCCCAAGAAGTAG
- a CDS encoding helix-turn-helix transcriptional regulator encodes MAVPPRTTSSTPAGTTGSTMPRRQLGRQLRELRTRARMTTRTAAQQLEWSEAKIWRIETGQTSLRSLDVEAMCKIYGAPEDLVAPLAALARETKARGWWTSYSDVIPEGFDVYIGLEEAARVLTSYENELVPGLLQTEDYARALVAAARPGMPAAEIERRVQLRLARQQLILRSESPVQLDVVISEAVLWRRIGGPDATAAQLDHLRQVCDLPNVRVQVVQSESEYHDGMETGRFVMLEFPEGAMGEQPEPPVVYIEAFTGPVYLDKTPEIDRYRAAFANIKAASVDARAIIEDARASLV; translated from the coding sequence ATGGCTGTACCACCTAGAACCACCAGCTCCACACCGGCGGGCACCACCGGATCGACCATGCCGCGGCGCCAACTCGGCCGCCAGCTGCGTGAGTTACGAACCCGGGCCCGGATGACCACCCGCACGGCCGCCCAGCAATTGGAGTGGTCCGAGGCCAAGATCTGGCGCATCGAAACGGGACAGACCTCGTTGCGCAGCCTCGATGTAGAGGCCATGTGCAAGATCTACGGCGCACCGGAAGACCTCGTCGCTCCGCTGGCCGCGCTGGCCCGGGAAACCAAGGCGCGCGGCTGGTGGACCAGCTACAGCGACGTCATCCCCGAGGGCTTCGATGTCTACATCGGACTCGAGGAAGCGGCCCGGGTGCTGACCTCCTACGAGAACGAACTGGTCCCCGGACTGCTCCAGACCGAGGACTACGCCCGCGCGCTGGTCGCCGCCGCGCGCCCGGGCATGCCCGCGGCGGAAATCGAACGACGCGTGCAGCTCCGCCTGGCCCGCCAGCAGCTGATCCTGCGCAGCGAATCGCCGGTGCAGCTGGATGTGGTGATCAGCGAGGCCGTGCTGTGGCGCCGCATCGGCGGCCCGGACGCGACCGCGGCCCAGCTCGACCACCTGCGGCAGGTGTGCGACCTCCCGAATGTCCGGGTGCAGGTGGTGCAGTCGGAGTCGGAGTACCACGACGGCATGGAGACCGGCCGTTTCGTCATGCTGGAATTCCCCGAGGGTGCGATGGGGGAGCAGCCGGAACCGCCGGTGGTCTACATCGAAGCCTTCACCGGCCCGGTGTATTTGGACAAGACGCCCGAAATCGACCGCTACCGTGCGGCTTTCGCGAACATCAAGGCGGCGTCGGTGGACGCGCGCGCGATCATCGAGGACGCTCGCGCCAGTCTGGTGTAG
- a CDS encoding helix-turn-helix transcriptional regulator gives MSPVRRGETLPIYNRIAVLRAEHRMSRATLAEAVNVNVQTIGALERGDHYPSLDLAMRICDVFGLPIEAVFARAEFTPLSAEIYTKGRP, from the coding sequence GTGAGCCCAGTCAGACGGGGAGAAACCCTCCCGATCTACAACCGAATCGCGGTGCTGCGGGCCGAACATCGGATGAGCCGCGCGACCCTGGCCGAGGCAGTGAACGTGAACGTGCAGACCATCGGCGCGCTGGAGCGGGGCGATCACTATCCGAGCCTCGATCTCGCCATGCGGATCTGCGATGTCTTCGGCCTGCCGATCGAGGCCGTATTCGCCCGGGCCGAGTTCACCCCGCTGTCGGCCGAGATCTACACGAAAGGACGGCCATGA
- a CDS encoding NAD(P)H-dependent oxidoreductase, giving the protein MTNDLHRPNVLLVVSHPDHDSASWALTRAIEEGIRSDGSTAVTVHDLTATGFDPVFTAADLAVHRLRGEVPADVAAEHRLVESADVVVVLFPVYWWSLPALAKGWIDRVFSRGWAYENSATETGSAIDELHFVGLAGVTEGPYDRRGYKEAMTVQLQHGIAGYSAIPNSSLSLLYGTETTDPAVHQDLAAQAFKLGADLAQRAQAAFDGV; this is encoded by the coding sequence ATGACGAACGACCTGCACCGCCCCAACGTCCTGCTCGTTGTCTCCCACCCGGACCACGATTCCGCCTCCTGGGCTCTCACCCGCGCCATCGAAGAGGGCATCCGGTCCGATGGCAGCACGGCGGTCACCGTGCACGACCTGACGGCGACCGGCTTCGACCCGGTCTTCACCGCCGCCGACCTCGCCGTGCACCGGCTGCGCGGCGAGGTGCCCGCGGACGTCGCGGCCGAGCACCGGCTGGTCGAGTCGGCCGATGTCGTCGTCGTCCTGTTCCCGGTCTACTGGTGGTCGCTGCCCGCGCTCGCCAAGGGCTGGATCGACCGGGTCTTCAGCCGCGGCTGGGCCTACGAGAACAGCGCGACCGAAACCGGAAGCGCCATCGATGAATTGCACTTCGTCGGGTTGGCCGGTGTGACCGAGGGGCCCTACGACCGCCGTGGATACAAGGAAGCGATGACCGTACAGCTGCAGCACGGCATCGCCGGCTACTCGGCGATCCCGAACTCCTCTTTGTCGCTGCTCTACGGCACCGAAACCACCGACCCGGCAGTCCATCAGGATCTGGCCGCCCAGGCCTTCAAGCTCGGCGCCGACCTGGCGCAGCGTGCGCAGGCGGCCTTCGACGGCGTTTAG
- a CDS encoding MFS transporter: MTSPATLSAAVEATDPTKWSARLWGMLITLCIVLFLDGLDVSMIGVALPSIGAELDLSTSTLQWLVSGYVLGYGGLLLLGGRTADLLGRRSVFLIALAVFAIASLAGAFVSDGTLLIITRFIKGLAAAFTAPTGLSIITTNFREGPARNKALSIYTVFGAGGYSMGLLFGGLMTGLGWRWTFLLPVPVAIAALVAAWYLVPKDKPAEEGGHDILGAVLSTAAMLLLVYTVVTAPEVGWTSVRTLGSFVITVALFTGFIAVEKRVKYPLIRLGILKKASLVRASLAIIAVAGSYFSWQFITTMYLQETLGWSPLKLSLALLPVGLLVVASAFVSDKLVDRFGTGPIIAVTMVIMALGYLAYLRLDVAPNYLTVLLPALLLIGIGWVGFPAINIQATSGIEDDEQGLAAGVLQTAMQVGAAIILAVTTAIITSGVHTDRSPEAMLDTYRPGLQFAAGVAIVGALVALTVYLPKRRKPVAQQDSAAAELKPALEPVG, encoded by the coding sequence ATGACTTCACCAGCAACGCTCTCGGCCGCCGTGGAGGCGACCGACCCGACCAAATGGTCCGCCCGGCTCTGGGGCATGCTGATCACCCTCTGCATCGTGCTCTTCCTCGACGGCCTCGACGTTTCGATGATCGGTGTCGCGCTGCCCTCGATCGGCGCCGAACTCGATCTGTCCACCTCGACCCTGCAGTGGCTGGTCTCCGGCTACGTGCTCGGCTACGGCGGCCTGCTGCTGCTCGGCGGGCGCACCGCCGACCTGCTCGGACGCCGCAGCGTCTTCCTGATCGCCCTGGCGGTCTTCGCGATCGCCTCGCTGGCCGGCGCCTTCGTCAGCGACGGCACGCTGCTGATCATCACCCGCTTCATCAAGGGCCTGGCCGCCGCGTTCACCGCGCCGACCGGTCTGTCGATCATCACCACGAACTTCCGTGAGGGCCCGGCCCGCAACAAGGCGTTGTCCATCTACACCGTGTTCGGTGCGGGCGGCTACTCCATGGGTCTGCTGTTCGGTGGTCTGATGACCGGTCTCGGCTGGCGCTGGACCTTCCTGCTCCCGGTCCCGGTCGCCATCGCCGCCCTGGTCGCCGCCTGGTACCTGGTGCCCAAGGACAAGCCCGCCGAAGAAGGCGGACACGACATCCTGGGTGCGGTGCTGTCCACTGCGGCAATGCTGCTGCTGGTCTACACCGTCGTCACCGCCCCCGAGGTGGGCTGGACCTCGGTGCGCACCCTCGGCTCGTTCGTGATCACTGTCGCGCTGTTCACCGGATTCATCGCGGTGGAGAAGCGCGTGAAGTACCCGCTCATCCGGCTCGGCATCTTGAAGAAGGCCAGCCTGGTGCGCGCCAGCCTCGCCATCATCGCGGTCGCCGGCTCCTACTTCAGCTGGCAGTTCATCACCACGATGTACCTGCAGGAAACCCTCGGCTGGTCGCCGCTGAAGCTGTCGCTGGCACTGCTTCCGGTGGGTCTGCTCGTGGTCGCCTCGGCGTTCGTTTCCGACAAGCTGGTCGACCGCTTCGGCACCGGCCCGATCATCGCGGTCACCATGGTGATCATGGCGCTGGGCTACCTGGCCTATCTGCGCCTGGACGTCGCGCCGAACTACCTGACCGTGCTGCTACCCGCGCTGCTGCTGATCGGCATCGGCTGGGTCGGCTTCCCGGCCATCAACATCCAGGCCACCAGCGGTATCGAGGATGATGAGCAGGGCCTGGCGGCCGGCGTGCTGCAGACCGCCATGCAGGTCGGCGCGGCCATCATCCTGGCCGTGACCACCGCGATCATCACCAGCGGTGTGCACACCGACCGGAGTCCGGAGGCCATGCTGGACACCTACCGTCCGGGCCTGCAGTTCGCCGCCGGTGTGGCGATCGTCGGAGCTCTCGTGGCGCTCACGGTGTACCTGCCCAAGCGGCGCAAGCCTGTGGCGCAACAGGATTCGGCCGCGGCCGAGTTGAAGCCCGCCCTGGAGCCCGTCGGCTGA
- a CDS encoding pyridoxamine 5'-phosphate oxidase family protein translates to MPETRCGSDGEHELQDRYGTQDRAERFYADQVLDRLNPVMIEFVARMDMAFLATADKHGECDTSFRAGPPGFLHVIDERTIAYPEYRGNGVMASLGNILENPHVGILLIDFVRDLIGLHINGSARIVEDVALRRCVADLPPNLKGRVAEHWVVVDVEEAYIHCRKHIPHLAPAPREQRDWGTDNVRAKGGDYFGAKSGAAQRDLAGARIS, encoded by the coding sequence ATGCCCGAAACACGTTGCGGCAGTGACGGCGAGCACGAACTGCAGGACAGGTACGGTACGCAGGACAGAGCCGAGCGCTTCTACGCCGACCAGGTCCTGGACCGGCTCAACCCGGTAATGATCGAATTCGTCGCGCGGATGGATATGGCGTTCCTCGCCACCGCCGACAAACACGGCGAATGCGACACCAGTTTCCGGGCCGGCCCACCCGGATTCCTGCACGTCATCGATGAACGCACGATTGCCTATCCGGAATATCGGGGAAACGGCGTAATGGCCAGCCTCGGCAACATCCTGGAGAATCCCCACGTAGGCATCCTGCTAATCGATTTCGTCCGCGACCTCATCGGATTGCACATCAACGGTTCGGCCCGCATCGTCGAGGACGTCGCGCTGCGCCGCTGTGTCGCGGACCTGCCACCGAACCTCAAGGGGCGCGTCGCCGAACACTGGGTGGTGGTCGATGTCGAAGAGGCATACATCCACTGCCGCAAGCACATTCCGCACCTGGCGCCCGCGCCGCGGGAACAGCGCGACTGGGGCACCGACAACGTGCGCGCCAAGGGCGGCGACTACTTCGGGGCGAAATCGGGCGCGGCGCAACGCGATCTCGCCGGCGCGCGTATCTCCTAG
- a CDS encoding GtrA family protein, which translates to MQAEPHLPLPAELPLVDEPGGTDVDLKTQIIRFTVTGGLSAIVDFGLYALLFTVVGLPRELAKSASFVAGTTTAYLINRRWTFKAEPSRVRFLAVIALYACTFAVQVGLNGVMYSTLPDEWWRLPLAFLVAQGTATVINFVVQRLVIFKIH; encoded by the coding sequence GTGCAAGCCGAACCACACCTTCCGCTGCCTGCCGAGCTGCCGCTGGTAGACGAGCCGGGCGGGACCGATGTCGACCTGAAGACTCAGATCATCCGGTTCACCGTCACCGGCGGGCTGTCGGCGATCGTGGACTTCGGGCTGTACGCACTGCTGTTCACGGTGGTCGGCCTGCCACGCGAACTCGCGAAGTCGGCCAGCTTCGTCGCGGGTACGACAACGGCGTACCTGATCAACCGCCGCTGGACCTTCAAGGCCGAGCCGAGCCGGGTCCGTTTCCTCGCGGTGATCGCGCTCTACGCGTGCACCTTCGCCGTGCAGGTCGGCCTCAACGGCGTGATGTACTCCACGCTGCCGGATGAGTGGTGGCGGCTGCCGCTGGCCTTCCTCGTCGCGCAGGGCACCGCCACCGTCATCAACTTCGTGGTGCAGCGCCTGGTGATCTTCAAGATCCACTAG